Proteins encoded together in one Salmo trutta chromosome 3, fSalTru1.1, whole genome shotgun sequence window:
- the LOC115168302 gene encoding proheparin-binding EGF-like growth factor — protein sequence MRILRVALLLVHAFVVSRLVSGAVVDRYESERPPQHTAFINLLDVLSDRRMEGGMEKSNHGMEGPVLEDEEYYDYYHEDEEDASGDYGVELPRVALSTKPKDPSAILEAERSEGKRRRGKGRKKGKGKKRNPCLKKYKDFCIHGSCHYLRDIKAPSCICHPSYSGERCHLFTLASEGRDVGGYSRTTALAVVAVVLSSVCLTIIGLLLVLRFHKRGAYDVEHEKVKLGSAPNY from the exons ATGAGGATTCTACGAGTTGCGCTCCTGCTCGTCCATGCCTTTG TGGTCTCGAGGTTGGTGAGCGGAGCTGTGGTGGACAGGTATGAGAGTGAGAGACCACCGCAGCACACAGCATTTATCAACCTGTTGGATGTCCTGAGCgacagaaggatggagggagggatggagaagagTAATCACGGCATGGAGGGTCCAGTGTTGGAGGATGAGGAGTACTATGATTACTACCATGAAGATGAAGAAGATGCCTCAGGGGACTATGGGGTGGAATTACCTCGAG ttGCATTGTCGACTAAACCTAAAGACCCATCGGCCATCTTGGAAGCTGAGAGGAgtgaggggaagaggagaagaggaaaggggaggaagaAGGGAAAGGGAAAGAAGAGGAACCCTTGTCTGAAGAAGTATAAGGACTTCTGTATCCATGGCAGCTGTCATTACCTGAGGGACATCAAAGCTCCGTCATGCAT ATGTCATCCCAGTTACTCTGGGGAGCGGTGTCACCTGTTCACGCTGGCTTCAGAGGGGAGGGACGTGGGAGGATATAGCAGGACCACAGCTCTGGCTGTGGTGGCAGTGGTgttgtcctctgtctgtctcaccatcATAGGCCTGCTGCTGGTGCTCAG GTTTCACAAGCGAGGAGCGTACGACGTAGAGCATGAGAAGGTGAAACTGGGATCAGCGCCCAACTACTGA